One window from the genome of Salvia splendens isolate huo1 chromosome 9, SspV2, whole genome shotgun sequence encodes:
- the LOC121749204 gene encoding uncharacterized protein LOC121749204, with protein sequence MATLSSFSPHLILHRLIRRSAAPSSLRASDIAYSRNPSASATVYSQSRKSYPLLRAAPSFTSSRLILSSFSSSSRSNTQQRFSSDAVLLENVKFESEGEIDSALLDNVQTESEGEVDAVSDRAVAEVSNCEVIKTAPRPLLPPPPSLSVKEKKDLGSFAHSLGKKLKSQQVGKSGVTDTVIGALIETLEKNELLKLKIHGTCPGELEDVVKQLEESTGSVVVGQIGRTVILYRPSLSKQKAEEKKKQAQRDLLKRQAAFKQSPQSRRPTAVPGQEPSWPRQAGRGRRGTSRV encoded by the exons ATGGCTACGCTCTCTTCCTTTTCCCCGCACCTAATACTGCACCGTCTTATCCGCCGCTCCGCAGCGCCGTCGAGTCTCCGCGCCTCTGATATTGCATACTCTCGCAATCCAAGTGCATCAGCCACCGTATACTCCCAATCCAGAAAATCATATCCTCTCCTCCGAGCTGCGCCGTCATTCACCTCCTCTCGCTTAATCCTCTCCTCTTTCTCCTCCTCGTCGCGCTCAAATACTCAGCAGCGATTTTCAAGTGATGCAGTTCTTCTGGAGAATGTAAAATTCGAATCGGAAGGAGAAATTGATTCAGCTTTGCTGGATAATGTACAAACTGAATCAGAAGGGGAAGTTGACGCAGTTTCTGATAGAGCTGTTGCGGAGGTTTCGAATTGTGAGGTGATTAAAACCGCTCCTCGGCCACTTCTCCCCCCGCCGCCGAGTCTTAGCGTGAAGGAGAAGAAGGACCTGGGTTCCTTCGCGCACAGTTTGGGGAAAAAGCTGAAGTCGCAACAGGTCGGGAAATCGGGCGTCACAGACACTGTTATTGGCGCGTTGATTGAAACGCTTGAAAAAAATGAGCTTCTCAAG TTGAAGATACACGGTACATGCCCTGGAGAATTAGAAGATGTGGTGAAGCAGTTAGAAGAAAGCACGGGCTCAGTAGTCGTCGGCCAAATTGGCAGAACCGTGATTCTCTACCGGCCCAGCCTGAGTAAGCAAAAAGCTGAGGAGAAAAAGAAACAAGCTCAGAGAGACCTTTTGAAACGACAAGCAGCATTCAAACAATCCCCTCAG AGTAGGAGACCAACAGCTGTGCCAGGGCAAGAACCAAGCTGGCCAAGACAAGCTGGTCGTGGTAGGCGAGGAACTAGCAGAGTATGA
- the LOC121748450 gene encoding protein DETOXIFICATION 46, chloroplastic-like, whose protein sequence is MNLIRAPIHHPYHLNPRTLTRRSNRVSIATTPIRRFSEQKINRIFISNCFSPTNEVGESIARISPIEEGNDESFAAVAETQPSEETSDINIDELSENDSLWIQMVEIAKFSGPAVGLWICAPLMSLIDTAVIGQCSSVELAALGPGTVFCDYTSYVFMFLSIATSNLVATSLASKDKDEVQHKISNLLSVGLACGIFMLFFTRCFGTWGLTAFTGANNPEIIAAANTYVQIRGLAWPAVLIGWVAQSASLGMKDSWGPLKALVAASAINGIGDIILCRFLGYGIAGAAWATMVSQVVASWMMIEALNIKGYNGYSISLPSPDQLLEIFMLAAPVFVTMMSKVMFYSLLVYFATSKGTKTLAAHQVMMQVYGVFTVFGEPISQTAQSFMPELLYGVNRNLKKAQSLLKSLLIIGVISGLILGSIGASIPWLFPRMFSPDPKVIQEMHKVLIPFFLALCITPGTHSLEGSLMAGRDLKFISMSMSAVFVLGSLILLFLSNSGYGIAGFWFTLVAFQWSRFCIALRRLTLPTMFLYSGDLSQSHYQTGKLKSV, encoded by the exons ATGAATCTAATAAGGGCGCCAATTCACCATCCCTACCATCTTAATCCACGAACCTTAACCAGAAGATCCAATCGAGTTTCCATTGCAACTACGCCCATCCGCCGATTTTCGGAGCAAAAAATTAACCGGATTTTTATTTCCAATTGCTTCTCTCCGACCAATGAAGTTGGAGAAAGCATTGCTCGAATCTCACCAATTGAAGAAGGGAATGACGAGAGCTTTGCTGCAGTGGCGGAAACGCAGCCATCCGAAGAGACTTCCGATATCAACATTGATGAACTATCTGAGAATGATAGCTTGTGGATTCAGATGGTGGAAATTGCCAAGTTTTCTGGACCGGCAGTTGGCTTGTGGATTTGCGCACCGTTAATGAGTTTGATTGACACTGCTGTTATTGGCCAATGCAGCTCCGTTGAGCTCGCTGCTTTAG GGCCGGGAACGGTGTTTTGTGACTACACGagttatgtgtttatgtttctctcAATCGCTACTTCAAATTTAGTTGCTACATCTCTTGCTAGCAAG GATAAAGATGAGGTGCAGCACAAGATATCCAACTTGCTATCCGTTGGATTGGCTTGTGGCATTTTTATGCTATTCTTTACAAGGTGCTTCGGCACTTGGGGGTTGACCG CTTTTACAGGGGCAAATAACCCAGAAATCATAGCTGCAGCAAACACATATGTTCAG ATTCGGGGCTTAGCATGGCCAGCAGTGCTGATCGGATGGGTTGCTCAAAGTGCAAG TTTAGGAATGAAAGATTCATGGGGACCTTTAAAGGCTTTGGTTGCTGCAAGTGCTATTAATGGTATTGGCGACATAATCTTATGCAGATTCTTAGGATATGGTATTGCTGGGGCAGCATGGGCAACAATGGTGTCTCAG GTTGTTGCATCTTGGATGATGATTGAAGCTCTGAATATTAAGGGATATAATGGCTACTCAATCTCTCTTCCATCTCCAGATCAACTCCTTGAGATATTCATGCTTGCAGCTCCAGTCTTTGTGACAATGATGTCAAAG gtgatgttTTACTCTCTACTTGTGTACTTCGCGACATCCAAGGGTACCAAAACTCTGGCTGCTCATCAG GTCATGATGCAAGTGTACGGTGTGTTTACTGTATTTGGTGAACCTATTTCACAAACAGCCCAGTCGTTCATGCCGGAGCTGTTATATGGAGTTAATCGGAACTTAAAAAAG GCCCAATCATTGCTAAAATCACTACTCATTATTGGTGTGATAAGTGGACTGATATTGGGATCAATTGGAGCATCAATTCCTTGGCTATTCCCTAGAATGTTCTCCCCTGATCCCAAGGTTATACAAGAG ATGCACAAGGTGCTGATACCTTTCTTCCTAGCTCTATGTATCACACCCGGTACTCACAGCCTAGAGGGCTCTTTAATG GCTGGACGTGACTTGAAATTCATTAGCATGTCGATGAGTGcggtctttgttttgggttcTCTTATCCTGCTG ttcttgaGCAACAGTGGTTATGGTATAGCTGGATTTTGGTTTACACTCGTTGCCTTCCAATGG TCGCGATTCTGTATTGCCTTGCGTCGTCTCACCTTGCCAACCATGTTTCTGTACTCTGGGGACTTGTCCCAGTCCCATTATCAAACTGGGAAGCTAAAATCTGTATAA